From one Perca flavescens isolate YP-PL-M2 chromosome 19, PFLA_1.0, whole genome shotgun sequence genomic stretch:
- the rpl34 gene encoding large ribosomal subunit protein eL34, which produces MVQRLTYRRRLSYNTASNKTRLSRTPGNRIVYLYTKKVGKAPKSACGICPGRLRGIRAVRPQVLMRLSKTKKHVSRAYGGSMCAKCVRDRIKRAFLIEEQKIVVKVLKAQAQSQKSK; this is translated from the exons ATGGTGCAACGCCTGACTTACCGCCGTAGGTTGTCTTACAACACGGCCTCCAACAAAACCAGACT GTCCCGGACTCCCGGTAACCGTATTGTGTACCTGTACACCAAGAAGGTCGGCAAAGCCCCCAAGTCTGCATGCGGCATCTGCCCAGGAAGACTGCGTGGA ATCCGGGCTGTTAGACCTCAGGTTCTGATGAGGCTCTCTAAAACCAAGAAGCACGTCAGCAGGGCCTACGGAGGCTCCATGTGCGCCAAGTGTGTGCGTGACAG GATCAAGCGTGCTTTCCTGATTGAGGAGCAAAAGATCGTCGTCAAGGTGCTCAAGGCACAGGCTCAGAGCCAGAAATcgaagtaa
- the ostc gene encoding oligosaccharyltransferase complex subunit ostc, whose amino-acid sequence METLYSMPFAVLECPNVKLKKPSWLHMPSAMTVYAVVIVSYFLITGGIIYDVIVEPPSVGSMTDEHGHQRPVAFLAYRVNGQYIMEGLASSFLFTMGGLGFIILDRSNAPNIPKLNRFLLLFIGFVSVLLSFFMARVFMRMKLPGYLMG is encoded by the exons ATGGAGACATTATACAGTATGCCGTTTGCAGTGCTGGAATGCCCAAATGTAAAACTGAAGAAACCGTCGTGGCTGCATATGCCGTCGGCCATGACTGTGTACGCGGTCGTTATCGTGTCCTACTTTCTTATCACAGGAG GTATCATCTACGATGTGATTGTAGAGCCACCCAGTGTAGGTTCAATGACTGATGAGCATGGACACCAGCGGCCAGTGGCCTTTTTGGCATACAG agtAAATGGGCAGTACATTATGGAAGGACTGGCTTCCAGTTTCCTCTTCACAATGGGAGGCCTGGGCTTTATAATCCTGGACCGCTCCAATGCACCAAACATTCCCAAACTCAACCGCTTCCTGTTGCTCTTCATCGGTTTTGTCAGCGTTCTCCTCAGCTTTTTCATGGCCAGAGTGTTCATGCGTATGAAGCTGCC AGGATACCTCATGGGCTAA